A region from the Lycium barbarum isolate Lr01 chromosome 8, ASM1917538v2, whole genome shotgun sequence genome encodes:
- the LOC132608033 gene encoding uncharacterized protein LOC132608033 has translation MDTHKNAAWVVRKIIDSRKKVIQLQNIQGDLHQKLGQMQSQGKFQIKKAYCLLLPQLPRVSWKTIVLHRQIHPRFEFNLWLAPQKRLFAIDRLQKIGIQVPMECVFCDRGVEIFDHLFFDCSVTRGLCGRLLQWLGLHITLGTWQEEIHWICNMAQRRNGAASISCSVFGMMVYCLWQ, from the coding sequence ATGGACACACACAAGAATGCTGCTTGGGTGGTCAGGAAAATCATTGACAGCAGGAAAAAGGTGATCCAACTGCAGAATATACAGGGTGATCTTCATCAAAAGTTGGGCCAAATGCAGTCACAAGGGAAATTCCAAATCAAAAAAGCTTACTGCTTGCTACTCCCACAATTACCAAGAGTGTCCTGGAAGACAATTGTTTTGCATAGGCAAATACATCCCAGATTTGAATTCAATCTTTGGTTGGCTCCTCAGAAAAGACTCTTCGCTATTGATAGACTGCAAAAGATAGGTATTCAAGTACCCATGGAGTGTGTGTTCTGTGACAGGGGTGTAGAAATATTTGATCACTTGTTCTTTGATTGTTCTGTTACTAGAGGACTATGCGGCAGACTACTACAATGGCTAGGACTTCACATAACTCTTGGTACATGGCAAGAAGAAATACATTGGATTTGTAACATGGCACAGAGAAGGAATGGCGCGGCATCTATCAGTTGTAGTGTCTTTGGTATGATGGTGTATTGCCTATGGCAATAG